From Coffea arabica cultivar ET-39 chromosome 2e, Coffea Arabica ET-39 HiFi, whole genome shotgun sequence, the proteins below share one genomic window:
- the LOC113733196 gene encoding cytochrome P450 86A8 — protein sequence MDFAIALLLFTGIISYLLWFTFISRPFKGPRVWLLLGSLPGLIENADRMHEWIADNLSACGGTYQTSICAIPFLARKQGLVTVTCDPKNLEHILKTRFDNYPKGPTWQAVFHDLLGQGIFNSDGDTWLFQRKTAALEFTTRTLRQAMARWVNRAIKLRFCPILETAQLEASPVDLQDLLLRLTFDNICGLAFGRDPQTLAPGLPDNSFASAFDRATEASLQRFIFPEVIWKLKKWLRLGMEVSLSRSLVLVDEYLSSIINARKLELMSQPKDGSHHDDDLLSRFMKKKESYSDKYLQEVALSFILAGRDTSSVAMSWFFWSLIQNPTIEEKILRELCRVLIETRGDDVSTWIDEPLAVEELDRLVYMKAALSETLRLYPSVPEDSKHVVADDVLPDGTFVPAGSSVTYSIYSAGRMKSTWGEDCLEFKPERWLSPDGKKFVTHDSFRFVAFNAGPRICLGKDLAYLQMKSVAAALLLRHRITLAPGHKVEQKMSLTLFMKYGLKVNLHPRDLTAIVESVKKQKPIGDQLSQDAGVGSSSVQCNGKCDACCLNRGTKAIAGC from the coding sequence ATGGATTTTGCTATAGCTCTGCTGTTATTTACTGGCATCATTTCGTATCTGCTCTGGTTTACTTTCATTTCTAGACCATTTAAGGGTCCTCGAGTGTGGCTCTTGCTGGGCAGCCTTCCGGGCCTGATCGAGAATGCCGACCGCATGCACGAGTGGATCGCCGATAACCTCAGCGCGTGCGGTGGCACGTACCAGACCTCCATTTGCGCCATTCCCTTCTTGGCTCGAAAGCAAGGCCTGGTGACGGTCACCTGCGACCCCAAGAATTTGGAGCATATTTTGAAGACCCGCTTCGACAATTACCCAAAAGGTCCTACTTGGCAAGCTGTTTTTCACGATCTACTTGGCCAGGGGATCTTCAACTCCGATGGTGACACGTGGCTCTTCCAGCGTAAGACGGCCGCACTGGAATTCACCACCCGGACCCTGCGCCAGGCCATGGCTCGCTGGGTGAACCGAGCCATTAAGCTCAGGTTTTGCCCCATCTTGGAAACGGCCCAGCTCGAAGCCAGCCCGGTTGATTTGCAAGACCTCTTGCTCCGGCTCACTTTTGACAACATCTGTGGCTTGGCTTTCGGGAGGGACCCACAAACGTTGGCGCCGGGGCTTCCTGACAACAGCTTCGCATCGGCTTTCGACCGAGCCACCGAGGCGTCATTGCAGCGCTTCATCTTTCCCGAAGTTATATGGAAGCTGAAGAAATGGCTTCGGCTCGGTATGGAAGTCAGCTTGAGCCGAAGCCTAGTACTCGTGGACGAATACCTGTCCAGCATCATCAATGCGCGGAAGCTCGAGCTGATGAGTCAGCCTAAGGATGGGTCCCACCACGATGATGACCTGTTATCCAGGTtcatgaagaagaaagaatccTACTCGGACAAGTACCTGCAAGAAGTGGCACTCAGCTTCATCCTAGCTGGACGTGACACGTCATCGGTAGCGATGAGCTGGTTCTTCTGGTCATTGATCCAAAATCCCACAATCGAGGAAAAAATCCTTCGCGAATTATGCCGTGTTTTGATCGAGACACGTGGAGATGACGTGTCGACCTGGATCGACGAACCCTTGGCTGTCGAGGAGCTTGATCGTTTGGTGTACATGAAAGCTGCACTGTCGGAAACTCTCCGGTTATACCCGTCCGTGCCGGAGGATTCAAAGCACGTCGTGGCGGATGACGTGTTGCCAGATGGCACGTTCGTGCCAGCTGGATCATCCGTAACATATTCCATTTATTCGGCAGGGAGGATGAAGTCTACGTGGGGGGAGGATTGCCTGGAGTTCAAGCCGGAAAGATGGCTGTCCCCTGATGGCAAAAAGTTTGTGACGCATGATTCCTTCAGATTTGTTGCCTTCAATGCTGGTCCAAGAATTTGTCTGGGGAAGGACTTGGCATATTTGCAAATGAAGTCGGTGGCGGCAGCTTTGTTGCTCAGGCACAGGATAACCCTGGCTCCTGGCCACAAGGTGGAGCAAAAGATGTCGTTGACACTGTTCATGAAGTATGGGCTTAAAGTCAATTTGCATCCCCGGGACCTGACAGCAATTGTAGAAAGTGTCAAGAAACAGAAGCCGATCGGTGATCAGTTGTCTCAGGATGCAGGGGTGGGGTCTTCGAGTGTCCAGTGTAATGGAAAATGTGATGCTTGCTGCCTCAACCGGGGCACCAAGGCGATTGCAGGTTGTTGA